One stretch of Arachis hypogaea cultivar Tifrunner chromosome 20, arahy.Tifrunner.gnm2.J5K5, whole genome shotgun sequence DNA includes these proteins:
- the LOC112786687 gene encoding copper transport protein ATX1, which translates to MANVVELKVGLHCDECIKKILKAIKKIEDIETYNVDTEMNKVTVTGNVTREEVIRVLHKIGKNAAVWEDDTKTNK; encoded by the exons atggCAAAT GTGGTGGAGTTGAAAGTTGGTTTGCACTGTGACGAGTGCATCAAGAAGATCCTCAAGGCCATCAAGAAAATTGAAG ATATTGAAACGTATAATGTGGACACGGAGATGAACAAGGTAACTGTTACGGGGAACGTTACAAGAGAAGAAGTGATCAGAGTTCTTCACAAGATTGGGAAGAATGCTGCTGTTTGGGAAGATGATACTAAAACCAACAAGTGA
- the LOC112783684 gene encoding uncharacterized protein encodes MGKSFQSFSPLRIVSSVKSQRPRLTQPPKPSPSQSPTKEHQRTPLAAVVADCARRWFHETLQEAKAGDAAMQVLVGQMYYSGYGVPRNPKKGYDWISRVSRIRSSVWKVNKKRPGYRASDSDSCEPEVKTKSCR; translated from the exons ATGGGGAAATCATTTCAATCTTTTTCTCCTCTTCGGATTGTGTCATCTGTAAAGTCGCAACGCCCAAGGCTGACGCAACCGCCCAAACCATCCCCGTCTCAATCTCCCACTAAGGAGCACCAACGGACGCCCCTCGCCGCGGTGGTTGCCGACTGTGCAAGGCGGTGGTTCCATGAGACACTCCAGGAGGCCAAGGCTGGCGACGCCGCCATGCAGGTTCTCGTTGGACAGATGTATTACAGTGGCTATGGCGTTCCTAGAAATCCGAAGAAG GGGTATGATTGGATTAGTAGAGTATCCAGAATTCGGAGCTCAGTTTGGAAAGTGAACAAAAAGCGTCCAG GTTACAGAGCAAGTGATTCAGATTCATGTGAACCGGAGGTCAAAACGAAATCTTGTCGTTAA
- the LOC112783682 gene encoding staphylococcal-like nuclease CAN1 isoform X1 has protein sequence MENAGDYDSLESATTLGVSALAHDLLHFGVTSQVPERLSNHVVSPKTDQAKWYRKLLDSCKEAKPLPTTSEEASTLVTHTLRKYQKADVEGLLAFYGLPQPQDEVKSPSITNGVKFEMHTLPVDAKEVEDGDGITVYVSTEDPRESPCVPPNVLTASLRRSEACALRNHAEADAFHREIIDSGYRVLNIQNEEILARKYRIRLSIVCEQNRGIDAPESSMRYGKVAKKELRNAVQGKSLRILVYGEDRYGRCVSDVYYNGVFVQELMLKKGLAWHYKAYDKREELKTWEREARERRVGLWALSNPEKPWDWRKDRREAEAKSINFIKST, from the exons ATGGAAAATGCTGGCGACTATGACTCACTTGAGTCTGCCACCACCTTAGGTGTATCAGCACTTGCTCATGATCTCCTTCACTTTGGTGTTACCTCTCAG GTCCCAGAAAGGTTAAGCAATCATGTTGTGTCCCCAAAAACAGATCAGGCTAAATG GTATAGAAAATTGTTAGATTCTTGCAAAGAAGCAAAACCCCTTCCCACCACATCTGAAGAAGCATCCACACTTGTCACTCACACCTTGAGGAAGTATCAAAAGGCAGATGTTGAG GGATTATTAGCATTCTATGGTCTTCCCCAACCACAAGATGAAGTCAAATCCCCTTCTATTACCAATGGAGTAAAATTTGAAATGCACACCTTGCCG GTTGATGCAAAAGAAGTGGAAGATGGTGATGGTATAACAGTTTATGTTAGCACAGAAGATCCCAGGGAATCACCATGTGTCCCTCCCAACGTGCTCACCGCATCATTGCGAAGATCGGAAGCCTGTGCTCTGAGGAACCATGCAGAGGCTGATGCATTCCATAGAGAGATTATCGATTCCGGATATAG GGTTCTTAATATTCAAAATGAGGAAATCCTGGCTAGAAAGTATCGAATTCGACTAAG CATTGTGTGTGAACAAAACAGGGGAATTGATGCACCGGAAAGTTCAATGCGATATGGAAAGGTAGCTAAAAAGGAACTAAGAAATGCTGTTCAAGGTAAATCTTTGAGGATCCTTGTTTATGGAGAAGATCGCTACGGTCGTTGTGTGAGTGATGTTTACTATAATGGAGTTTTTGTGCag GAATTGATGCTAAAGAAGGGTTTAGCATGGCACTATAAAGCCTATGACAAAcgagaagaactgaaaaca TGGGAAAGAGAAGCTAGAGAAAGGCGAGTTGGATTATGGGCTTTGTCAAATCCTGAGAAGCCATGGGACTGGAGAAAGGACAGAAGAGAAGCAGAAGCTAAAAGCATCAATTTTATCAAATCCACTTGA
- the LOC112783682 gene encoding staphylococcal-like nuclease CAN1 isoform X3, giving the protein MENAGDYDSLESATTLGVSALAHDLLHFGVTSQVPERLSNHVVSPKTDQAKWYRKLLDSCKEAKPLPTTSEEASTLVTHTLRKYQKADVEGLLAFYGLPQPQDEVKSPSITNGVKFEMHTLPVDAKEVEDGDGITVYVSTEDPRESPCVPPNVLTASLRRSEACALRNHAEADAFHREIIDSGYRVLNIQNEEILARKYRIRLSIVCEQNRGIDAPESSMRYGKVAKKELRNAVQGKSLRILVYGEDRYGRCVSDVYYNGVFVQWEREARERRVGLWALSNPEKPWDWRKDRREAEAKSINFIKST; this is encoded by the exons ATGGAAAATGCTGGCGACTATGACTCACTTGAGTCTGCCACCACCTTAGGTGTATCAGCACTTGCTCATGATCTCCTTCACTTTGGTGTTACCTCTCAG GTCCCAGAAAGGTTAAGCAATCATGTTGTGTCCCCAAAAACAGATCAGGCTAAATG GTATAGAAAATTGTTAGATTCTTGCAAAGAAGCAAAACCCCTTCCCACCACATCTGAAGAAGCATCCACACTTGTCACTCACACCTTGAGGAAGTATCAAAAGGCAGATGTTGAG GGATTATTAGCATTCTATGGTCTTCCCCAACCACAAGATGAAGTCAAATCCCCTTCTATTACCAATGGAGTAAAATTTGAAATGCACACCTTGCCG GTTGATGCAAAAGAAGTGGAAGATGGTGATGGTATAACAGTTTATGTTAGCACAGAAGATCCCAGGGAATCACCATGTGTCCCTCCCAACGTGCTCACCGCATCATTGCGAAGATCGGAAGCCTGTGCTCTGAGGAACCATGCAGAGGCTGATGCATTCCATAGAGAGATTATCGATTCCGGATATAG GGTTCTTAATATTCAAAATGAGGAAATCCTGGCTAGAAAGTATCGAATTCGACTAAG CATTGTGTGTGAACAAAACAGGGGAATTGATGCACCGGAAAGTTCAATGCGATATGGAAAGGTAGCTAAAAAGGAACTAAGAAATGCTGTTCAAGGTAAATCTTTGAGGATCCTTGTTTATGGAGAAGATCGCTACGGTCGTTGTGTGAGTGATGTTTACTATAATGGAGTTTTTGTGCag TGGGAAAGAGAAGCTAGAGAAAGGCGAGTTGGATTATGGGCTTTGTCAAATCCTGAGAAGCCATGGGACTGGAGAAAGGACAGAAGAGAAGCAGAAGCTAAAAGCATCAATTTTATCAAATCCACTTGA
- the LOC112783682 gene encoding staphylococcal-like nuclease CAN1 isoform X2, producing the protein MENAGDYDSLESATTLGVSALAHDLLHFGVTSQVPERLSNHVVSPKTDQAKWYRKLLDSCKEAKPLPTTSEEASTLVTHTLRKYQKADVEGLLAFYGLPQPQDEVKSPSITNGVKFEMHTLPVDAKEVEDGDGITVYVSTEDPRESPCVPPNVLTASLRRSEACALRNHAEADAFHREIIDSGYRVLNIQNEEILARKYRIRLRGIDAPESSMRYGKVAKKELRNAVQGKSLRILVYGEDRYGRCVSDVYYNGVFVQELMLKKGLAWHYKAYDKREELKTWEREARERRVGLWALSNPEKPWDWRKDRREAEAKSINFIKST; encoded by the exons ATGGAAAATGCTGGCGACTATGACTCACTTGAGTCTGCCACCACCTTAGGTGTATCAGCACTTGCTCATGATCTCCTTCACTTTGGTGTTACCTCTCAG GTCCCAGAAAGGTTAAGCAATCATGTTGTGTCCCCAAAAACAGATCAGGCTAAATG GTATAGAAAATTGTTAGATTCTTGCAAAGAAGCAAAACCCCTTCCCACCACATCTGAAGAAGCATCCACACTTGTCACTCACACCTTGAGGAAGTATCAAAAGGCAGATGTTGAG GGATTATTAGCATTCTATGGTCTTCCCCAACCACAAGATGAAGTCAAATCCCCTTCTATTACCAATGGAGTAAAATTTGAAATGCACACCTTGCCG GTTGATGCAAAAGAAGTGGAAGATGGTGATGGTATAACAGTTTATGTTAGCACAGAAGATCCCAGGGAATCACCATGTGTCCCTCCCAACGTGCTCACCGCATCATTGCGAAGATCGGAAGCCTGTGCTCTGAGGAACCATGCAGAGGCTGATGCATTCCATAGAGAGATTATCGATTCCGGATATAG GGTTCTTAATATTCAAAATGAGGAAATCCTGGCTAGAAAGTATCGAATTCGACTAAG GGGAATTGATGCACCGGAAAGTTCAATGCGATATGGAAAGGTAGCTAAAAAGGAACTAAGAAATGCTGTTCAAGGTAAATCTTTGAGGATCCTTGTTTATGGAGAAGATCGCTACGGTCGTTGTGTGAGTGATGTTTACTATAATGGAGTTTTTGTGCag GAATTGATGCTAAAGAAGGGTTTAGCATGGCACTATAAAGCCTATGACAAAcgagaagaactgaaaaca TGGGAAAGAGAAGCTAGAGAAAGGCGAGTTGGATTATGGGCTTTGTCAAATCCTGAGAAGCCATGGGACTGGAGAAAGGACAGAAGAGAAGCAGAAGCTAAAAGCATCAATTTTATCAAATCCACTTGA